From Macrobrachium rosenbergii isolate ZJJX-2024 chromosome 55, ASM4041242v1, whole genome shotgun sequence, a single genomic window includes:
- the LOC136835488 gene encoding uncharacterized protein yields the protein MKNTDQGLADPRIDLVVSAIILHANMESQGAPVNGNTLVVLLDLLQNLLSQNGVEPPRNLERLIQRTRRRQERRRRREEVMSRHAYPVNNRQVVPASAETSGPVADEVDSSSSSTDAALRQSRGHGWPTQEQILCMLLLASGLCTSAVNRLQNDQTSTVNSTTDARGQTLDQTTPGEDAAPNGGRRNSPPQQRRLRRGLKWSQIDWDLDNDDDDQKEK from the exons atgaaaaataccgaTCAAGGACTCGCCGATCCAAGAATAGACTTGGTGGTGTCTGCAATTATCCTTCACGCCAACATGGAATCCCAGGGTGCACCCGTGAACGGAAATACCCTGGTCGTTTTGCTGGACCTCCTGCAGAATCTGTTATCTCAAAACGGGGTCGAACCGCCGAGGAATCTTGAGAGGCTGATACAGAGAACACGTCGCCGTCAGGAGCGTCGTCGACGCCGAGAGGAGGTTATGAGCAGACACGCCTACCCAGTAAACAACCGTCAG GTTGTACCAGCCAGTGCCGAAACTTCCGGTCCTGTTGCAGATGAAGTTGACTCGTCTAGCTCTTCAACGGATGCTGCGTTGCGTCAGTCCAGAGGACATGGTTGGCCGACTCAAGAGCAGATTTTGTGCATGTTGCTTTTGGCCAGTGGGCTGTGCACTTCAGCTGTTAATCGTCTTCAGAATGATCAG acGAGCACCGTCAACTCGACGACAGACGCCCGAGGCCAGACCTTGGATCAGACTACCCCTGGGGAAGACGCAGCCCCCAACGGCGGCCGCAGAAACAGTCCTCCACAGCAGCGTCGCCTTCGACGGGGGCTGAAATGGTCTCAGATAGACTGGGACCTCGACAATGACGACGACGATCAAAAGGAAAAGTGA